In the Bacillota bacterium genome, CGACCGCGAGGGCGAGGCGATCTCCTGGCACCTGGCGCAGCTTCTCGGGCTGGATCCCGAGGCGCGCTGCCGCATCGCCTTCCACGAGATCACCCGCGAGACCGTGCGCGCCTCCATCCGTGAGGCGCGTTCGGTCGACCGCAACCTGGTCGACGCCCAGCAGGCCCGCCGCGTCCTCGACCGGCTGGTGGGCTACCGCCTCAGCCCGCTCCTCTGGCACAAGGTGCGCCGCGGCCTGAGCGCCGGGCGGGTCCAGTCGGTGGCCGTGCGCATCCTCTGCGATCGCGAGGAGGAGATCGAGGCCTTCGTCCCCGAGGAGTACTGGAGCCTGACGGCGCGCCTGCGCACGCCGCGCGGCGAGGAGTTCGAGGCGGAGTACCGCGGCCGGGGCGAGGGCAGGGAGACGCTCCGGGACGAGGAGGAGGTCCGCCGCCTGATGGAGGAGCTGGAGGGGCTGCCGGTCCGGGTGGCCTCGCTGGCCCGCCGCCAGAGGCGCCGGCAACCGGCTCCCCCGTTCATCACCAGCACGCTCCAGCAGGAGGCCTCGCGGAAGCTGGGCTTCAGCCCGAGCCGTACCATGCGCGTCGCGCAGCAGCTGTACGAAGGTATCGCCGTCCGGGGAGAGGGCGAGGTGGGTCTGATCACATACATGCGCACGGACTCCACCCGCACCGCCCAGGAGGCGCGCGAGGCGGCGCGCCGCTGGATCGTGGAGCGCTGGGGCGAGCCCTTCTCCACGCCGCGGCAGCGCTCGGCAGCGGCCGGGGCGCAGGACGCCCACGAGGCGATCCGCCCGACCTCGGTGGAGCGGACGCCGGAGCGGCTGAAGGAGGACTTGTCGCGCGACCAGTACCGGCTCTACCGCCTGATCTGGGAGCGCTTCCTGGCGAGCCAGATGTCGCCGGCCGTCTACGACACGCTGACGGCCGAGATCGAGATGGGAGAGCACCGCTTCCGCGCGACCGGCTCGACGCTCCTCTTCCCCGGTTTCACCGTCCTCTACCAGGAGGGCCGGGACGAGGAGGGCGAAGGGGTGCGGGGCGAGGCGGGGGAGGAGGGGGAGCGGCCGCTTCCTCCGCTGGAGGAGGGCATGGCGCTGGAGCTGGCCGGACTGCTCCCCGAGCAGCACTGGACGCAGCCGCCGGCGCGCTATACCGACGCCAGCCTCATCCGCGCGCTGGAGGAGCGGGGCATCGGCCGGCCCAGCACGTACGCGCCCATCGTCGAGACCATCGTCCAGCGCGGCTACGTCAGCCGCGAGCGGCGGACG is a window encoding:
- the topA gene encoding type I DNA topoisomerase; amino-acid sequence: DREGEAISWHLAQLLGLDPEARCRIAFHEITRETVRASIREARSVDRNLVDAQQARRVLDRLVGYRLSPLLWHKVRRGLSAGRVQSVAVRILCDREEEIEAFVPEEYWSLTARLRTPRGEEFEAEYRGRGEGRETLRDEEEVRRLMEELEGLPVRVASLARRQRRRQPAPPFITSTLQQEASRKLGFSPSRTMRVAQQLYEGIAVRGEGEVGLITYMRTDSTRTAQEAREAARRWIVERWGEPFSTPRQRSAAAGAQDAHEAIRPTSVERTPERLKEDLSRDQYRLYRLIWERFLASQMSPAVYDTLTAEIEMGEHRFRATGSTLLFPGFTVLYQEGRDEEGEGVRGEAGEEGERPLPPLEEGMALELAGLLPEQHWTQPPARYTDASLIRALEERGIGRPSTYAPIVETIVQRGYVSRERRTLVPTELGRTVTRLLKEHFPEIVDVDFTARMESQLDRVEAGELAWRDVVAEFYGPFDQAVRRAEAEVERVELPSEPTDETCDLCGRPMVVKHGRFGPFLACTGYPECKRTRPLLEKVGVACPECGGELVVRRSRKGRRFYGCANYPQCTFVSWERPVEGRCPNCGGWLVERRTRNGVGIQCGRKCGYVQPAEEAALPRGGRA